The window GCCAAACATGCTCAGAAGCTCATCAACGACCACAAATCAAACTTGGAGCCAAAGAAAAGATTCACGGTCAAGATCTAAGAAGtttgaagaaaaaggatgaaagagaaggTAAGTTGCATGTCAAAGATTCAGCCTTCTCTCTCTGTTCTTATGACGCCGCTGCAAAGTCTGATGCTGGAGAAGAAGAAAGCAATAGGATTGAACTTGTTTCAACTTTGGAAGCTTCACTCTTTTATAATAAGGGCCAAGGGTTGAGGGCAAGAGAGAAAAATAGAGCACTAAGTtcagttctcatagctacctaagttgttctaagttcttctccttcatggttttcatgttgtatttttttttctcaatttagtttgtctgagtctcattgaaaaaggcaaacatggtgaggtttgtaagcAAAAGCAAATGAGAGGTAAAAGACAGTGAGTTAAATTTGGAGAAAAAGCCATAAGATGTCTCATAttttctttgtacatctttctgTTTTGTGTCATGATCTTGTGGGGATTCCCTTGCAAGTTTGGTTAGCACTTGGCTGTTGAAAGCTAGGTTGAGTCCTAGTCAAATtcaaattgggttagaatctggatttgtcccagataggattggatagatcctaggaagaattggtGATTATAATCAattgaaagatagtgaaattctatcacagttgtgatggagactagatgtaggctacattgtattgggtagctgaaccaggatacatctgtGTGTAATTCTCTTTTCTCTACTCTATCTCTTTTTCTGTATTTTAGAAGACAAAAAGAAAGTGTCTCATATTTCGATaggagacaaaaacaaaaatatcttctcaagtTCTCTTGGTAAAGGTAAGTTAAAATTTAGCAAGAAAAGGAGgccaagattcaaccccccccctttttcttagccactgataaccatcaaggCCGAACTATCTTCTTTCTTCCGATCTATATCAATCCGAACTATGACTATCTATAGTCAACTAACTCATTCAATGACATACtgaacaatcacaaaaatttatCCACTAGTGATAacttttcaattcaaaattgCAATCATTAAACATGTGCAATCAAACTCGATGATATTCAATTATCAAACAAAGTTCAACAAACGAGAAATTCTCGTCAAATATAAGTGAACTTCTATTAAATCTATGATAAATAGGAACAAAAAATTTGTTATAATACGAAATAAACTCCTAGAAATCTAAAATAACCATTGCCCAGTTATCAATCCACAAATCAAAAGATCACAATATAATCAAATAGTGGTAAGATATTATCTAAAGAAAGTCAATTCAAAAGACAACCTATTACAATCCAAAATAGCCAAAGTATATTGGCAACAGTGAAATACATCAAATCATTCATCATCAAAAGTTTTAAAATCAAACTATAAGTATATATCACTCTGTCAGGttgtcatcctcatcctcatcctcaaTAGCCTTATCATCATCCACTAAGACTCCATCCGAAACAACTTTACCTAGATCCATCGTCGAAAGGTCGCTATCCGAAACCAATAGCTTTGCTTGCATAACAGCATGCTTAAAGCCTTCAGCAAAGGCATCGAAAATTTCAGTCTCACAACCTTTCTCTGTATTTTTCAGCTTCATAGTAACCTCAATCACTTGATTATTCATATTGGAAaatcacttttctttttcttcaacaaCTCTATATCTTTGTCATGATtattcttctccaatttcaattcttcttcttttctagcCAACTtctttttcagatcctcaataacaattTCTTTTAAATCAAGCTCTTCTTTTAGACTCACGGATTCATCATTCTTCAGCAAAATTTTCTTATGCATCCTCTCCTGACTTCGACCAATACTAGCCAAACAAAATTCCAAAACCTACACAAATCAAAGAAGTTATACAACATATAACTCATCTCTATCAAATATCTACAAAAAGTTCAAACTAATACCTGCAGATATTGGTCCACTACCATATCCCCAACctcatcaattaaagaaacatcagAAGACGACTGCAATACCTCGTCCGCCATGACAATAAATGAAAACTTCTTATCCCACACTAAGGAATCGTCCCCATCCTCGGCAAAACCATGTATTTTCTCTTGTTTGTTCACAAACATAGTTATCTCTTTCAAAAGTATCTCCCTCTCCTTCTCACCAATATCATCACCTAAGTTGATAACATCGGCTTTCCTTTTCTTGAAAACAAAACTCTCCTTCTTGGGGGCAGGTTGATTTACCTCTCCCTCCCCATCAATTTTTCGGAATTGGAAGATGACCCCTCTTTCTCAATATTCTTCATCTTCAGACGAGCTCTCAAGTTCGCCACTGATACACCTGGATACTTTTCatctacaaaataattaaacaattttaaaaatatagccAACTATCACATCTTCAAAAAATAACTTATCAACTCTAATCGAGATAGTTCACCACCAATGCTCTATCTTCCTTCCATAGAAGTAAATCAAAGACAGATATTAAGTTTCTCATATCAACAACCTCCACCGAATACCATATTATACACTCATTGCGAGGAGTTATCCCTTCAGAATCCAATATATGTTGTGGCTATAAACACCAAAATAAGAAAAACTTCTCACCTACATGCTCGTCTAAATAGAAGGAAAAATTCTTGTCGACCGactttacttttaaaaatattttcttgaaaTCTTTAAAGGAAGACTTATAAAGTTTGTAAATAGCAAAACTTGAAGCACTATTTAAATTAACCCAAACCCCTTTCTAAATCCCTTTTActtgaaacaaaaaaaacaacTCAACAGAGAATTTTATCTCTAGAAAATCtatcaaaatttcaaaacatcTCAAGAAAGTCCAACCATTTAGGTGGAGTTGAGAAGGGGCACAATTTAGTTGTTCCAAAATATCACACTCAAAAACAGTAAATGAAAGCTTCACACGAAGTTCTTCGAGAACACAGCTATGTatctaaaaatattcaaaatctaTTTTTCTATGAAAAACACGATCAGCCTTAGTGCATGGCAGCAACTCAACCCTCACTCTAGAACCTCTCCTAACTATTTTTGAAACGTCAATCTCACCCGCACTATCCATATCCATAAAAAGAGAACATTGAATTTTAACATCCTTGCTAACCCAATTGTAAgagccatcatcatcatctttcaattttttttcttttccctttttttcaaccatgattttttaaaaaagaaaactggaaaaaaaaaagaagacgacAAATGAATCAGAATCAGAAATGAAAACAGAGAACGACTAAcatcttttaatcatgttttatTCTTTCCAAATGTCATTTTATCAAAGTGAAGTTCCTTTAATGAAACCCTTCAGAATTCCAAATACATATGCCAAAATCCAATACAAACCGGTTTAGTTCCATCTCTTTAATTACAATAGTTGTTTCTATCAAAACCAATGGTACTCAATCACATTAAAAACTGGAGCACCAACTGCCCATTTAATGACaagactatttttttattttctttttcaagaaaaatttACACTTCTCCACTTAATTGTTTCagcttttatattttattatatttattttgatcaaACAAGTTGAGCTGGAAGCTCCATATATCTATAAATCAAAATACCAAACCATAACTCATCAATAAAAACTCAACCTATTTCATCAAAATATCACTAGGTCAAGCTCGGGGGATTATGATATAGCTGTTATAGCTCGACTATACGTCATGACTCAGCTATATACGTTATAAATCGATTACCAAGAACAGtcataaaaataaataccaaaatactcaaatatgTTATTACTCTCTATTTAAAGCAAAATTACTCGAAAACATAACCATTATTCTCCATTTCAGATATAGAAAAGAGTAAAAGGATTGTTCAGATTGTTACAATTGGCAAAGtctattatttatttacttacttGAACGTCGGAATGTCTTATACAGATATCCACCCTTTATTTTCTCATTATCGACATATAACTCATCTcaacaaaaaatttacaaatatttatcGACAGACGAACTATACAATGGCCAACCTCTACAAGAACAACATATATTCTTAATACATATTATCTAAAGCCAATAAAATAGCTTATCTTATCTATCGGAACTCGGAAGTAGTACAAATAAGTTAAGATGTTCACAAAGCATAACAACTAGCATACATGTAATAAATTTaagaattatcaattaaaaaaattataaaaaatataaaaatatataatttaatttttaatatatttattaaaataaaaaattaaaaacttctattaataataattttaatatgtattctataaatatatatattaaataaattaaaatcaaaataacactgcatattaaatttaatagaatattaaatttaatagaattaagattttttaaaataaaaaaattaataaaataatgagtcaattaccattaatttaaaatagtaagagatattttataaaaattataaatttaataataattaattttttattttattattttatgattgtttttaatttagatgatctaaatttaatttagtaAACATTGATTTTGGTGTAAAACATTTCCCATCTCAAAGTGGAATTGACGGGCCACATTAATAGCAGTTCTATGTTAGGAAAATCTCGATGACTTATTTGACTATGCAACTAATGAACACAAATGTGTTGAGTTTGTGACCCACTCCATAGGAGAAACAGGATGACCTACCCCACACACACAAGCTGTACAATAATGACTCATTGAGTCATTTCAAACAAAATTTAGAGCAAAACTTAAATCGTTTGTATCAATTTTGACTCAATTAATTGtatcttttaaaatattagataaattaatctttaataaaataaaagtacttattaattctttatcttttaaaatttcaaCAATTTATTAATCTCGCGCTCtcatattttataaaagataTTAGATCGATATATcagtttgtttttttatttttattaaaaatataattatttatgtatttttttattgatttaatttttaaaaattaatttcatgtCATGATATAAgaacttttataataaaaaaatttagaatttgtttattattatctcttaaaagaaaaaataaaataaataaaaaaaatttataaaaaaagttatataaatGTAAAAATGACTCTTATATAAAGAGACGTGTTAAATATAGAGTGAATACCTCATCCGGCCCTGACAAtcatctcgaaaggacaacgaggcccccaaaaaaaaaacacccaatccgatccctgataatttatttttgggactgattagcccctgtaccaaaaaaataacattaatttttttttggcacagggacctcgttgtcctttcgagataattgtcaggggtcggattgaattttttttttgtcaggggccggattggaattttttttttgtcaagggcctcgttgtctttcgaagtaattgtcaggaGCTGATTTAGGTTTTTctcttaaatatataattattcatctgtctttttttattagtttaaatttttttaaaaattttaaaaatcaatttgtccaaaacacataaatttatacaatatataaaagttctctctctctctctctctctctctctctctctctctctctctctctctctctctctctctctctctctctctctctctctctctctctctctctctctctctctctctctctctctctctctctgtatatatatatatatatatacgccaTTCACACTACTCACGTTGCTACAGGaatataatattcataaaatagatattaaaaaacATTTTCCATGATGATTGAAGCACATATACCTCGTGTGAGCTTTGAACTGAAGCCTTCGATACTTGTTGGCActttatttctcatatataatAGACCATAGTCATGGCTATTCATCACTTCCACCCTTCAAAATTAAACAACTAGCTTTGAGAAGAAAATGGGTAGAGCTCCATGCTGTGAGAAACTAGGGTTGAAGAAGGGGCCATGGACCCCTGAAGAAGATCAAATCCTCATCAATTATATCAACACAAATGGTCACAATAATTGGCGTGCCCTTCCCAAACAAGCTGgtaattaattcatttttttatataattaatccCTTTTTTGTTTCAACTTCCATGCATTGATAACTAGATTCAAGAAAACATTTGGGGATGGAGATCACTTATTAATAGCCAGATTAAGTGAGAAATTACAATGATGAAAAGTTCAATAATGTCAGACCTTGATCCAAAAATCTTAAGAGACTTATAATTAATCCCTTTTTTTGCatactactgcttcttcttcttcttcttcttttttttttaattttaaattacaagaaagtaaagagaaaTTTGATGAATAAATTTCTTTCCTTGCTTTTAATATCAACAGGGTTATTGAGGTGTGGAAAGAGTTGCAGATTAAGATGGATAAATTATTTGAGGCCAGATATCAAACGGGGCAACTTTACCAACGAAGAAGAAGAGACAATACTCAAGTTGCATGAAATGTTGGGAAACAGGTAAAAGTTTATTTCATTATTTACACTTTacatttacttttttattattttcttcattCTCTCTCTGATCTTCTTTCAATTTATGTCTTCGTCACTTTTCAGCAATAAAACttactaaaaattttgaaatattcttCTAATAAAGtggatttccttttttttttcagagaAATACTAAGaagataatattaaaatactctgtacactaaaatttatttttaacattttaatatttttttaaaaagaataaaataagatcatataagaatttatttttacaaaattattatattagtaCATTAAAAATCAGTcgcattatgtatttatatataaatgaatatattattttatatattttaaacaaatgactaatttaataattaatcttTAGTGTATGTAGtactattgttatttttatttagttcatATTCAAGTTTTGTGAATTCACAATATAATGGAACAAAATCTAAAGCTCCTGATTCCAAAGTTTATATGCCATTTTGATTCTTGTGTTTGAATCTTTAATTTGGCCAGTTGTGTACACCTTGTACTATGCATAGAacttatattaatataaatttaattttaatatattaattatgtaaCATCTAATTGTATATcgttatttttaaatcaaaatatgaataatcatctaaaagaataaaaataattaaataatcatataaaaaatttatactattagtttattaaaattaaatttatataatatatatttatgcacatttgtatgtataaataattaacaatttattatatagttaaaaaaatgtttaaataaTTAGTCTATTACTTTctctatcttttttcttttcttttaacatCAATCATCTTTGTAGTGTTGTtctgattatttttataataaaaatattcaaataagtaTAAACAATAATATTTTTCATGATGTCACTTGATGAATGATTGCATACACATTCATCTTCATGAACTTAATCAACTTAATGTATACCGGTACAGaaaagaacaaagaaaagaaccttTATTAGCAGCCTCTAACTTTTTCTTAACAGCCTTAATTAAATAATGTATAGTTtatttccttcctttcttttttatatattggtTTTGGTTCAATAGCACTTTAATTTGTCCTTTTCCGttattattatatgaaaagttgaaAACAATAATGTTGCTCATATATTGCAAAAGTTAGTGCTATTATCATTGGATTAAATTATTTGTTTACATCTCAGTGATCCCTTTTTTCTTTATATTAACATAAAGTTTTACAACAAATATAATGAATAGTTcggtaaattattattttttattaaaaattttaaacactagcaactttatttataaaaaatataaattaatttgatattcataaaaatgtgattaatttGACAATAAAATTGTCTGAAACTAATTAAAGACAAAAGTAGCCAATAAATTacatattttttcatatataatttGTCAAATTAACTCTATGTTTAATGAATATTGACTATTgacttaatttatattttttataaaatttacttTTGATAcgttgataatataaaatattttatataataatttaattatattcatataaattctttcttgttttttgtCATATGTATATTCAAATCTTGTCTTTTGGAAACTTTaaattatgttataaaattatttgttcaaaaattttaatttgataaaaaaacacataaattttttataatgcactttaaatataataatatatcgtTAAAAAAGTACATGTTAGCAAATCTTAGAGTGATttgcatttaaattttttatagtcataaataaaaaatagtaatttaCAAAGAAAGTATCTAGCTAAACAAAATCCTTGCCATCATCGATGTGTTTGATAGTGAAGATTCTTTAATTTGGTTCAAGTTTTTCACGTGCTTATTTAAATTATTACAAGTGGTATAATCAAAGTCTGACACATTGATTTCTGCATACACGTTATCGTCAATCTACTTGAGTGATTATCAAACGTTGctttcaattttgttttcaatatcatcaccaaaaacaaaaaacaaaaattgttttcaatatatatatttattatctaatacatataaaaaaatatccatgatcaatataatttattgtttttaatttagttattaatgtttaaaaatgtgagttaaaaatatattgttaaattatcaaattaaaaaaattagattaatgactaaaataatagtaaaaaataataaattttattggcctttgaatttttttatcaaaaataataatatcactCTTTTTAAAAATACCACTCTTAACATGAAGTAGaaatgatattattatttttctaatatatattctaaatatatattattaaaaaatataaaaaaaatatattatttttactatCTTTAACATATAATTCTGAAGAATGTGTTTTCAGgaaatatatataaacaaaaacatattataaaaaattaataagttaGAAAGAGTTTCAAGTATATAAAGAGAGCTCCtttcataaaaaaagaaaaaaaagaaaatgagagagAACAGAGAGAGTTCGTCTTCTCTTATGTCTTAACAAGAAGACGCTTGTTATTTTTTATGTGGGAAAGAGAAGTGTATAACAAGAAGTTGTGAGCAGAAGTGTGTTTCACATTGATATGGGATGTATAAATCAGAGGTattgatttgtttattttttttttttttttcaaacaaacaatcacaaatcggacggtccgatttgtgaatttgaaaattaaaaaatttttaatgttaaaatcggaccgtccgatttttatttaaaaaaaaaaatatatatatatatatatataaaacggaccctccgatttgtagtttatttttttctacaaacaaatcggaccctccgatttgtaatttatttttctcttcaaacaaatcagaccgtccgatttgaataaaacaccatataaaaaaaaacacctaatcttctaataataatgtattacatatatatttaaacaatataaaaaaaattagtcacaaGAAGACAAGTCCTAAATAATAATTGATGTTAATTATTGAGAtgccactttatttatttattgtaataaaaaaaaacatgcatgcccatcaagttgatcatcatgtgctatatattgtattattacctaattaaaataataaacattaattaTGATGCATCTACTAACTTTTTCCTTTGAACTAAATTATATGTAGATGGTCAGCAATTGCAGCAAGATTGCCGGGTCGCACAGATAACGAGATAAAAAATGTTTGGCACACCCACTTGAAGAAAAGGTTGCCCCCACAAGAAAACAACAACATTAAGAGCACAAAGAAGCCACGTCcaaaacaaaagaagaagttgGAAATTACCAAAAAGTCCAACAAAACCTCatcaaaacaaaaacaagaaaaagaagaagaggaacccATCAAAATTGGGGATAGGACAATGATGTCTCCTAATACACAGTGTTCAAGCAGTAGTAGCATTAAtaatactactaataataataataacaatgatgGTGTGTCGATGAACAATTCAAGTGGTGAATcgattaataatgatgatgatggtaaTAAGGATGATAATTTGGCATTGGACGAGGAGTTTTGGTCTGAAGTTTTGTCATCGGATAATTCGTATGATGAGGATGCAAGAAAATTTGAGGACATTGAATTTGGTGACTTAGATTTGTTCCACTTTCCGTTGTTATCTTCATCAGCATCAAGTGTTGCATGTGATGGCATGGATTCTTGGTATGATTTTTGCACAAAATCTTTGGAATTGCCACAATTGTGATGTTACCTAAATGGGGTTCCCCGTCATTATTTGTAATTCGTTCTATTCaatggaaattaaaaaaaaaatcctcctTTTGCGttactcttattattattcttattattttgaaatataattttatctagtatgcaagttaattatatttagttttgtccagattttataattattttcaaattaaatataaagataaTATATCAAAAGTACAAAATTAATTTTCTCTAACAAAAACAATTATTAATGATTTTATTAAGATTGTAAGTACGAGAGAAGTATGAAATTAGTCctacataaaataaatagtaaaacatttataaaataaaagactcGTTAATTTGATAcgttaaaattttgaattagatataacatttttttattttatattctctcGCTTGGTTTCTTCTTAAAATCTCCTTTATACATGGTAGTAAAATTACATTATAAATATATCAATTTGTAATATTATCAACGTGCATCATTTATGAGTTGTAACTTAATAATCCTCAACTCCTCAAGTTTTAATCTTTTAgcaaataattttcttttaactTTTGAAGATAATCAAAATTTACGACTAATACACTTTTtagtaatatttatatatatgtcaaTTTGGATCACTATTTTCAACTTGTAGacaagtaaaaaattattttgatttctttaGATCCTATCTGTTAATTTTATTGTACAGAATTTAACTAGCTAAATTTAACTTGGCTGAACTTCCATAATAAAATAGGGGATGACTctcaaaagggaaaaaaatgtttttcaaattcaaatctaaaaTCACTAATGAAAAATGAGTTCTGCTAGAAAATCAACTAGGGTCCAACTAACTTCTGCCAACTCTCTAATAAATTGGATTTCGAAACCTGtcgtatataataaaaataagttgatatatatagatgtttttttttgtaaagcattataatgtttctttttcatactaaataaatattttttaatgtatttttcgaattttttgtaTTACAGATGTGGAAAGAGaagatttttatagtttttaattaAGTTTACTTAATTAgtttctaattatttaaattttaaatttaaaaaaaagtaaaattaattattaataattataattaattgaattgtttaatttttaactGATTACACActtggttacctatacttttccataaaaaattaatatacctCTACCGCCTTAATTGTATGAATTTGGCTAATAAATTTCTTATGGACATTTGTTAAGTCtactaataataacaaaaaaattaatttcctttTAGAAAAAATACATTATAAAGATCGTAAAATTTCAACTATTTAaccttttcattattttttaaattaaacataTTAATCTAGTGCCCTTAATTGTTAATGAGACCCAATTAATAGTACTAGGAATCAGGGGGTTCCCTGTAGTTTAGAACGTGGATGAGACTTTCAATATATAAAGATTATTTGAAGAGGATCAAATATTCAAATGTATTAAAAATTAACCTAGATCGGAGTCAGAAACGTAGCGTGACCACCAAACTGGAGAGACTGATTTAGTAATATTATAATTTGTTGGTCCCTcctacaaatatttttatatatttcgcctttaataataaaatattaaaaataaataaaatttattacattaataataaatatattattataattattatttctgTGAGTCAAATAACAATCATGCCacgtatatattaaaaaattatccatTAAGTCACTACGTCActcttataaaatatatattaataataaaatataaaatacatattaaaaattaaataatttatatatttatacataaatacataataattaatttaataattattttttaatgtgtatatactatttttaatcaaatatcactaatttatatatataattataatgattattGATAGGTATTTTGGTTAAGTgatctaaaatttatattattttaatcttataataattaaaaaaagaaatataaattttataaatagaagaaaaaaatattatttagacaaagaaaataaaaaatgcgAATGACAATAGAGTAAAGCGAGAGGGGCATTTAAATATTCATACCCGTCCTAAACACTCATAAATTGTTTCATTTTTCGttttattatatacaaatattttaatttttgtcccATACTCAACCTTGCGAGTATATACTTGTTTCATACTTGTCTCGTATCGTCTTGCAACCTAATCGATTTATAGTTTTtctgtttaaaaaaatttataatataaaaataaacaaattaaattacaTCGATTAATAAGATCCCAAACATAATTGATGAATACTTCATATACATAATTAAAAGCTTACACATGTCTAACACAAAAATAAACAAGTTTTGCCCTAATTCGCATCATACCCAGTCAATCGTTAAAGAAAAACATGTCCCATTCAGCTCGAATAGATCCGAATTGTCATCCCTCAGATTTTTCCTTTTTACTATGAGATGCAcattcaattattaattaatttaatattcaacaaataaaaaatgtatGTTTTATATTTATGCAAGAA is drawn from Arachis hypogaea cultivar Tifrunner chromosome 12, arahy.Tifrunner.gnm2.J5K5, whole genome shotgun sequence and contains these coding sequences:
- the LOC112727052 gene encoding uncharacterized protein, which codes for MGRAPCCEKLGLKKGPWTPEEDQILINYINTNGHNNWRALPKQAGLLRCGKSCRLRWINYLRPDIKRGNFTNEEEETILKLHEMLGNRWSAIAARLPGRTDNEIKNVWHTHLKKRLPPQENNNIKSTKKPRPKQKKKLEITKKSNKTSSKQKQEKEEEEPIKIGDRTMMSPNTQCSSSSSINNTTNNNNNNDGVSMNNSSGESINNDDDGNKDDNLALDEEFWSEVLSSDNSYDEDARKFEDIEFGDLDLFHFPLLSSSASSVACDGMDSWYDFCTKSLELPQL